The sequence below is a genomic window from Ipomoea triloba cultivar NCNSP0323 chromosome 2, ASM357664v1.
CCAAGGTCTTGATGTCCTGGGCCTTAAAAAGCGTGGCCAGGGGCTTAGATCATGGATTCGTGTCGATGCGTCTGGGAACTCCCAAGTCATTGAGGTTGACAAGTTCACTATGATGCGTCGCTGCGATCTCCCAGCACGTGATCTGCGGCTACTTGACCCATTATTTGTTTACCCCTCCACAATTCTTGGCAGAGAAAGTGCCATTGTTGTTAATCTTGAGCAGATTCGATGTATTATTACAGCAGATGAGGTTCTGCTCTTGAATTCTCTAGACAGCTATGTCCTGCAGTATGTAGTGGAGTTGCAACGGCGGCTGCAATCTGCTGGGGTTGGTGAGGTTTGGCCAACAGAAGGTCCTAACTTGCACAGAAGGAGAGGAAGCAGGAATCTTGATGATTTATTTGGGAGCTCGTCACCTGATTATTTACCCTTTGAATTCCGTGCTCTTGAAGTTGCCCTTGAATCTGCTTGTACTTTTCTGGATTCTCAGGTATTTAACATACTGTAGGTATCATTTCTATTTGATTGCATGATTAGTACTGTTTTGGTTCTGACTACCTTCATGAAGTTTGTTTATGCCCTTTTATTGAACATTTTAgcctttatttttttctccgGAGAGGGTGGAGTAACCAGAGGTCTTATCAATTTATTATGTGTACAACAAATAGTCATGTAAAAGTTTTGTATCCATGCTTCCAATTGATTATTGATAGAATTAATGTTGTGCTCTTTAGTCTTTTATATAAACATGTATGGAGTCATATACTTTAAATGACTATGGTAGCAAAACTAAATCCAACAGCACTTAAATGGAAaacgttttttttaaatagttttttttaatgcCCGTAATGAATTTGTTTATCTTCTGGGATGTACACTTTGATTCTATTGATTGATTTAATGTATTCTGTCAGGAAAAATTTGGCTCGATTTTGATATGCTGTTATACACTTCCAATTCTTGATGTTTGAATTATCCTTTTTACTATGGTGATAagtttctataattatataacacCTGTCCAAGTGTTACATTATTTTACTTATAGATGGAACAAATAATTGAAATACTGTTGTTTATTCCAACTAAACCCGTTTACTGATGATATCATCTGATATCATGTGCTTTATACCCCTCCTTTGTCTTGACGTCTTAGGCAGTTAGGGTATTAATATATGTCTGAAAATCTGTCCGAATTGATCAGGCAGCAGAGCTAGAAATTGAAGCATACCCTTTGTTGGATGAGCTTACATCAAAGATAAGTACATTGAATCTGGAGCGTGTTCGTCGATTGAAAAGCAGACTTGTAGCGTTGACTCGTCGTGTTCAGAAGGTATTGTAGCTATAGTTTATTCTTATGTTATATAAAAAGCAGGCTTTCTTATCCAACATATCTCTAATGGTTTCTTGTTTTCATTTCCTACTCTTATTCATCTAGGTTAGGGATGAGATAGAGCAACTTATGGACGATGACGGGGACATGGCTGAAATGTATCTTACTGAGAAGAAAATGCGGATGGAATCATCATCATTTTATGGTGATCAATCTGTGGTTGGATACAGGTCAACTGATGGTGTGCTGTCTGTTTCTGCTCCAGTTTCTCCTATTTCGTCTCCTCCTGATAGCAGCAGGAAGCTCGAAAAAAGTTTGAGTGTAGCCAGAAGCAGGCATGAGAGCATGAGAAGTTCAGAAAGCGCTGCAGAAGCTCAAAGTATAGAGGAGCTCGAAATGCTCTTGGAGGCTTACTTTGTCGTCATTGATAGCACCCTCAACAAGTTGACATCGGTATCTTCTCATTATCTGGTCTCCTGCTTTAATATCTCTTTCCTCTTCGACTTCCTTATTGGATCCATTATCTATCATTTCCTTTGATTTACAGCTTAAGGAGTATATCGATGACACAGAAGATTTCATCAACATTCAGCTGGTATGTATCTTCTGCATATGATTCAAATCTATCGGTTACACTCACACAATTAAAAGCCAAATTAGTCAGACCACAAGAAACTCTCCATTCACTGATCTAAATACATTCAAGCATAGTCTTACAGATAAGTTTAGGCACAGTTACTAAGAACATTTATGTGATGACTGATCTAAATAAATTCAAGCATAGTCTTACGGATAAGTTAGGTACAATTACGCACTAAGAACATTTATGTGATGATAGTTTAGGCAACCGTTCCTCAATGAATAGGTAAACATGCATACTAAGAACATCTATTGCCAGGACAATGTCCGGAACCAGCTTATACAGTTCGAGTTGATACTCACAACTGCAACGTTTGTAGTTGCAATCTTTGGCGTGGTAGCAGGGATATTTGGAATGAACTTTGAGATCGCAATGTTCCAGTACAAAAATGCATTCCAGTGGGTCCTCGTAATCACAGGGGTTAGTGGGCTCGTGGTATTCCTTTCATTCTTGTGGTATTTCAAGTATAGAAGATTGATGCCACTGTAGGCAATCCACTAAATTAATTCAGGCAGGAGGAGCCGACGGAACAGAGCAAGGGGGAAAAGGTTGTCTCTGTAATCAACTGTTCAAAAACTTTAAGAATCAATTTTTTGTTGTACAAATGAATTCCAAGATACAGCTCCTCATCATGTTGCCTGCCTTGTTAAATGGCAAAGTTTTCGACTAATTTTGCactttaaaattgatttttgtatCTATTGCTCTCATTCCATGCTCACAAGTGTAGCTGATATGGCACCCTTTGAGTATCCCTACCAATGCTCagacattgttttttttttttttttaaatcagatttgttttatttttttcttcccctctaattttctctttcctaatcacacttataaaaactttttaaaaattgcaaaaaGACCTCACTATTAAAGATGCTCTAGAATAACTATTTCCCCTCATCGgttattttaggaataaaaggactcaattttttttgagaagtttttgtaagtgattagaaaaaagaatatgggaggaaagagaaaaagaaaaaaaaaaaaaaaacaggaaaacaaattctgacaataccccaaaaaaaaaacataaagggcatgtttggttagtGGCGGATCCGCCAACTTTGGTCAAACCGCCAAAGTAGGTGTTTGGTTAGTAGCGGATTGCTCCAAACCGCTCAAAACTCAAACGCTGCTATTAGCAGCGTTTGAGTTTGGcgttttgagaaaaatatatattttttccaaaacgcccttacttttaattatttaaaaaaaaattaattgagaaGCCGAAAGGCTTCTAGCCTTTAAGACTTCTGAGAAGCCTTTAATAAGGCTTCATAAATGAGACCTTACGACTTCTGATCTCAAGAGgtaattaatcttttttttttatttatcataGAGGAGCTCAAGTGCTCCTCTTCCAATTTTTAATCATTTACGTCTTTTTTtgttatatgtttttgtttttgttttgtattattattattattttgaaagtattattaactattattattattattattattaggttaaagtgtcatttagcaccatgaactatatctaATTATTCATGCTGCACCCTGAACTTTTATATCGTGTATATAGAGctacaaaccaaaaaaaaaaattcacctagaacttttagcaggttttcctgtcttcctgctgacatggcacAAGTTTTTcactgatgtggcatttcttttaatcttatgttgtccatgcaagcatttacatattaaaaatttttaaaaatatattatattaaaataaccagaattttcttctctctattttcataatgtatactttttcaattttgcaattccaatggttcaattttcttttttagaatttatatttttttggctaattttttgtttagtatttttttcaatttttcaaacttttagaaatgctaattttttttgtttagtatcttatttatgtgttttttgttttttaattttaatttttaatatgtaaatgcttacatggacacataatgttaaaagaaatgccacatcaatGGGAAACATGcaccatgtcagcaggaagacagggaaacctgctaaaagttctaagtgattttttttttggtttgtaactcaatatatacgatatgaaagtttaggatgcggcatgaataattggatataattTATGGTggtaaatgacactttagccttattattattattattattattattattattattagtggtggtggtggtggtggtagcagtggtggtggtggtggtggtgttgtagttgttgtaattgttattataaattttataattacataataataatgataatagtaATCTTActatagtagtagtagtagtaatagtagtagtagtggtggtggtggtggtggtgttattGTAGTTGTTgtaattgttattataaattttataattacataataataatgataatagtaATCTTACTATATAAAATAGCCAAAAATCTAGGGAAACGTGATGGAGCCAAAACTCCCGCCTAAGAAAAAACGGTGTCGTTTTTAGGGCTCTAAAATCCCACCCAAATGAACCGTGTAAAAGCAAGCAGCTTCTGAAATTCAGATTTCCCAATTCAAATCCTTTTATTTCCCGCCTGTTTACTTTCTGATTTTAGGTTGAAGTTTAGGGTTATGGCCTATTGCAGAGTTGGTAGTGTTATTTCCTTGAGCTTGCGTGTGATTGTGGTCTACTGCTGGTATGGGAGTGTCAGAAAGTACAGAttgtatcattttttaatatattgcatAGCTGCTTCTACCATTATAAGTAGATACATATTTCTTTGCAATCTACAAACACAAAGCTTAGAAAAATAGATTACAAATTTGAGTGCtggaactctttttttttaatacagagTTGGAACTCTTATTTCAACAGaaactgaggctcgaacccactctcatcatctaTGTAGGAGTGTTAACCgagacaccggatgccactagaccacaaggtcttggcaccAGCATGGAACTCTTATTTCACCAGTTTCTGCAGGTGGCAAAGATCAAATGTGAAGAATGGAAAAACATGACTGATGACCAGAAAGCACCCTATGAAGCAGTGAGTCAGCTTCAAACCTTAAATCCCCCATTTTTAGTATTGCTCTAAAATACATTGAAACATGAGCTTTTTTGCATGATACAGGTTGCAGGTTGAAGGAGAAAGGAAATTGCAGGTTGAAGGAGAAGGTAATGTGGAAACATacctgcttttttttttttattcaaataatcTGAAATTATTACTTACTCAGTGATTTGCAACCTTTTGCTCAATTGTTGTGATGTTTGTGTATGCAATCTGAAACATGAATGCAGGAATTGTATGTGTTAGGAATTTATACTTTGATATATATGTGTAAATGTGAACATATatagataaatttatatacttatgcatttaatgtgcgtgatttttgtgcttaaggtgcgtgggttgtgtgcttaatgtgagtagttcttgaaacttaaggtgcgtcaacttgaagcttaaggtgcgtggttttttttcttaaggtgcgtgatttgtatactCAATGTGcatgagttgttgaaacttatgGTGCCcccttaggtgcgtggtttgtgtatttaagatgcgtcattttaatgcttaaagtgcaTCGTTTGTGTCTTTAAGGTGTGTTGGTCCCGGTTGATATGGTGTGAGTCTAgggaggggagggggggggggggggggagggggttgAGTAGACTCACAAggattttagaattttttttttacaagaacGAACCCTTAAAAAGGTTGAACTTGACCAAAGATAAACGCAACGGAAAGATAAAGCTTGTTCAGATTTTAATATCACTTTGCACGATTTTGTGATTATGAAAAGTTAGGTTTGGTTGTGAGTATGTAATGCAGTGCgtaaaataaagagagagagagagagagagagatttttatagtggtccggctgttaacgaagcctactccactcttcttaacaacttgtgaaggattgcactattatCTCCTTTGATAGTACAATATTCTCTCTTAAAACgagctcctttgatcacaaagcccgGCAGCCACGCTTCaataggtttttcaacttctccaagtttactccgcctctttctacttttcCTAAGTAGAGATTGGTTGTAATGGTTGAAGGGTTTCTCCAACTTGGAAATCTTGTCTTGAGCTTCTTGATTCAATACTTGAGTAGCACAAGATCTACTTTGAAAACTAGATTGGGAGTTTAGCGTATGGATATTTTCACACTATTTTGAGCTTGTAATTGCTTTTTGCGTATTATCAACCAACAACTCCAAATGAGAAGGAgcatgggtatttataggcgtGAATtttagttccgttggagggaaactgAAATTCAAAAGCCTATATAcagtgtgtaatatccgctGTGTAAAATGTGACAATTTGTGAATGTCAGTATTTTCTAGCCGTTTTTGTCTACTTTAGTGTAGAgtcaatttgtcttttgtcttacaCAAAGGGACATGTCATTTAATGCTCATTCGGATCACAGCCTACATTATaagaaaaatcgcgattcgcgacggaaaaattccgtcgcaaaacggtcaaattccgtcgcgaaagaTGTTTTGCGACGGAATCGTGATGGAATTCGTTATGTCGTGTATCGGCTCGTCGTATCTTCGTTTGCGACGAAAAAATTCTGTCGCAAAATATGCGGCGGTCATGGCGGGTAGCAGCGGCGGATTCTCTTCTTCCGCTCGGCGCAGGCGTAGTAGTCCGACGGCAACAAACTGGGCAGTGGCTCAACGTGACAAGCAGCGTACCCGGCTCTGGCGTTCCAATCTCCGGCAAGAGTAATGCGAGGCGAAATGGACTCCTCTGTTCACAGCAACAGTTCTCCTTTATGGTGGTTGGAAGTTCGTTGGAAAGATAGTGGTTCGGTGGTCACACATCATAATAGCAAGAGATGGTGTGGTGTGGTGGTATGGTTTTTAAGTGTTGAGTTGGAGGGTGTGGGTTCGATTCTTGGTTAAGGTATTTGTCATCCAAGCTTTTATGATTGCAGGGGGTGTTTGGGCAGGTATAGGAATATCCATGTCTTACTAAACCTACTTTCACTTTCACTCATGATCTCATCATCCCTTGGCTTATGAGATGTGTCTTACTAAACCTACTttctgagatgtgtaatctgtATATTCTGAGCATGATTTGTATTCAGGAATGATTCATCGTGCCCATGATTTGTATTCAGGAATTCATCGTGCCCTGATTCATCGTGTATTTTGTTCTGATTCTGGAATCTGTGCGTTGGGGTGTACTTACGGTGCACAttagcggtataatgtgtcccgccaaTGTGTTCCGCAAGTGTAAGGGTGGAATGGTGTGGCGGAGAGGTGTGTACCGTGAACCTCTTCCGTGTCTTCTTGCGGTGCAGTTCAGCGGGTTAGGTTGTTCCGCCGCTGTGTTTCGTTAGTTTAATTGGTATTTTGATCCAGTGTCTGTTTTGAGGTCTCTGAActttgtttgattcattttgATTCTGGAATGTGTACTGAGCATcttgttgagtattccaccttgattcttgagtatttattcatgatctttggACATTTATCTTGATCTCTTGAGTTGGTATCATTGGTTTATTCCTTGATTATTATCCTGAGTATGCACTGTGTTCATAttgtgagatgaacactgttggtGGGTGATTTTTGTGGATGAATCTGAGTTGGTATGTGGGAGATCTTGAGTCCTTATGAGCATTTCTTATCTTGTTGAATCTTTGGTAACCTTGGGATTTAGTTGGTGGAATTATGGTCTATTTGTGGTTGGTATTGTGAGGGTATTGTATGCCTCCGTATTTGGGTcgtgtgcctctgtgattgggaaTTGGGTACCTCTGTGATAACGGGCTTGTGTgcctctgtgataatgggcatcatttgcctctgtgatttgGGCTCATATGCCTATGTAGTTGGGCTTATGCCTCTATGTTGTGATGTTGGTATGGTGGGTTGGTTTGTTGGTTGGTATTGTGGTTTGGAGGTTGTGGTTTGGTGCTTATCTTTAGTATAATGGTTTGATTGGTTTCCTTGTGGtcatttggttgaggttgtacCTCAGTTGGTATCTGTTATTCCTTGATATGTCggtttggttggttcctttGTGTTTATTCTGTGGAAGTTGTGATTCAGTTGGTACCTTGTTTATAGACTTGTTATCTTGGATATTCGTATTGGATGTTGGTTTCATTGgaagagtcttggtttgtgacttattcagcttattgttgttgagtctctgatttaaataaagaacagttcgatggtgcgtatattctatacaTGTGCGTAAATCTATTTACAAactctattatattatgtagcttctcacgagtgtgagtggttggttgcttagcattcttttgattttaaaaatattataaaatattactatatatatgattttaaaaatattataaaattaaaatgaaataatttcattttatttaaatttaggtatagattttttaatttatatttaaatacggtaattgaa
It includes:
- the LOC116005324 gene encoding magnesium transporter MRS2-1-like yields the protein MPDLKERLLPTKYASSANIRDTSYRPSASGRQPFQGLDVLGLKKRGQGLRSWIRVDASGNSQVIEVDKFTMMRRCDLPARDLRLLDPLFVYPSTILGRESAIVVNLEQIRCIITADEVLLLNSLDSYVLQYVVELQRRLQSAGVGEVWPTEGPNLHRRRGSRNLDDLFGSSSPDYLPFEFRALEVALESACTFLDSQAAELEIEAYPLLDELTSKISTLNLERVRRLKSRLVALTRRVQKVRDEIEQLMDDDGDMAEMYLTEKKMRMESSSFYGDQSVVGYRSTDGVLSVSAPVSPISSPPDSSRKLEKSLSVARSRHESMRSSESAAEAQSIEELEMLLEAYFVVIDSTLNKLTSLKEYIDDTEDFINIQLDNVRNQLIQFELILTTATFVVAIFGVVAGIFGMNFEIAMFQYKNAFQWVLVITGVSGLVVFLSFLWYFKYRRLMPL